From the genome of Candidatus Babeliales bacterium, one region includes:
- a CDS encoding AAA family ATPase, whose product MKRIILICLITFMYLPILYPKKENILGKIASGFRDSMRPFMTDLNKYNWDRFVEDCEFDPNDPSTYPTNNPYQNTQNPLEPSKHKIDVHPPDYTFNDIAGTVPQEIVDLLSFIQNTDKFKRFGINPPRGVLLVGPPGTGKTSLARAIAGETHCGFIHCSASEFIEIYVGTGPLRIRQLFDQARFFLQRNPISRVIIFIDDIDAIGSRFAMAGHDTESRRTLNALLDQMDGFDQDERIIVLAATNDPQDLDPALKRAGRFDVIAHVPLPSKNNRVAVLKHYLDKIPNNRVDPTLDYEQLADDTHGFNNADLKEMVRCSALNAAREDAAMITMQHLDVAASSIRQQKLY is encoded by the coding sequence ATGAAACGAATCATCCTCATCTGTCTTATCACGTTCATGTATCTACCGATACTGTATCCAAAAAAGGAAAATATATTAGGTAAAATTGCGTCAGGTTTTCGTGATAGCATGCGCCCATTTATGACTGATCTCAACAAATATAATTGGGACCGATTTGTTGAAGATTGTGAATTTGACCCCAATGATCCATCTACTTATCCCACAAACAATCCTTATCAAAATACACAAAACCCTCTGGAACCGAGTAAACATAAAATAGACGTACATCCCCCTGATTATACCTTTAATGATATTGCTGGAACGGTCCCACAAGAAATAGTTGACCTACTGTCATTCATACAAAACACTGACAAATTCAAACGATTTGGCATTAATCCACCCCGCGGTGTCCTTCTAGTTGGACCTCCCGGCACAGGGAAAACATCACTCGCACGCGCCATTGCAGGAGAAACTCATTGCGGCTTCATTCATTGTTCTGCAAGTGAGTTTATTGAAATTTATGTCGGCACAGGGCCACTACGTATTCGGCAACTATTCGATCAGGCACGCTTTTTTTTACAACGCAATCCTATAAGTCGCGTCATTATTTTTATTGATGATATCGATGCAATTGGTAGTCGATTTGCTATGGCAGGCCATGACACTGAAAGCCGTCGTACACTCAACGCATTACTTGATCAAATGGATGGGTTTGATCAAGATGAACGTATTATTGTACTAGCAGCAACTAATGACCCTCAAGATTTGGATCCCGCACTTAAACGAGCTGGACGATTTGATGTTATTGCGCATGTTCCGCTCCCATCAAAAAATAATCGTGTCGCAGTATTAAAACATTACTTAGATAAGATCCCCAATAATCGGGTTGATCCAACATTAGATTACGAACAACTTGCCGATGATACTCATGGATTTAACAATGCAGACCTCAAAGAGATGGTAAGGTGTTCTGCATTGAACGCTGCGCGTGAGGATGCCGCAATGATTACCATGCAGCACCTCGATGTAGCAGCTTCTTCCATACGCCAACAAAAGCTATATTAA
- a CDS encoding deoxynucleoside kinase codes for MQKCRLFSLALLSLYCTTYPTTQEEAAPTIVIREPLQIMVEGNIGAGKTTFLRMLSEALQDVSFLPEPVESWQNVNGYNLLQELYTDSNRWAYSFQTYAFLTHIKNQEHATDQDAPVALLERSIYSCYFCFARNFKETNQLNPLEWELCNELFKKHVADAPKPDGFIYLKTSPEICFTRLKMRNRSEEAGVPLEYLEKLSFNHDDWLIRKNGITPREYKEIPVLVLDRDLDIFDPAVFAEYVHQVKAFITDLESCN; via the coding sequence ATGCAGAAATGTCGTCTTTTTTCGTTAGCGCTACTCTCACTATATTGTACTACGTATCCTACTACACAAGAAGAAGCAGCTCCTACCATAGTAATACGGGAACCATTACAAATAATGGTTGAAGGCAACATTGGTGCCGGAAAGACAACATTCTTAAGAATGTTATCTGAAGCTCTTCAAGATGTTTCGTTCTTGCCTGAGCCCGTTGAATCATGGCAAAACGTAAATGGATATAATCTGCTCCAAGAATTATATACCGATTCTAATCGCTGGGCATATTCCTTTCAGACCTATGCCTTTCTAACCCATATTAAAAATCAAGAACATGCTACCGATCAAGATGCTCCTGTCGCACTGCTCGAACGCTCAATTTACTCGTGTTATTTCTGTTTTGCTCGTAACTTTAAGGAAACCAATCAGCTCAATCCGCTTGAGTGGGAACTCTGTAATGAGCTCTTTAAAAAACATGTAGCCGATGCACCAAAACCAGATGGATTCATCTACCTCAAAACATCTCCCGAAATATGCTTCACGCGCCTCAAGATGCGTAATCGATCTGAGGAGGCAGGCGTTCCACTAGAGTATTTAGAAAAATTATCATTTAACCATGACGATTGGCTTATTCGTAAAAACGGTATCACCCCTCGGGAGTATAAAGAAATACCTGTTCTCGTACTCGATAGAGATCTAGACATTTTTGATCCTGCCGTATTCGCAGAATACGTTCATCAAGTTAAAGCGTTCATCACTGATCTAGAATCATGCAACTAG